The following coding sequences lie in one Methanothermobacter sp. MT-2 genomic window:
- a CDS encoding metallophosphoesterase produces MSTKYIGGLIEVGGSENLLVVTDLHGNLADFKVYLKIWEEDHGRRSSIVFTGDFIHSMGYEDGSVEILETMKSYYKRYKNFHLLLGNHEWSHITGIDVFKGGINQSLSFERLLNEKFGDYWMEKLESYTRFFKKLPFAVKTKNKVFISHAGPSRHIKGLDDIINIRENGYQTPAVYEMLWNRYGSYLEDDIDEFLRRVGCNAMIVGHTPVDGFKVIGNQIILSSSYGAGRKAYISLDLNTKIENAQDLRKMIKFIQY; encoded by the coding sequence ATGTCAACGAAATATATTGGTGGTCTCATAGAAGTTGGTGGAAGTGAGAATTTACTTGTTGTCACAGATCTTCATGGTAATCTCGCGGACTTTAAAGTTTACCTTAAAATATGGGAAGAAGATCATGGTAGAAGATCATCTATTGTTTTCACTGGGGATTTCATACACTCAATGGGGTATGAGGACGGTTCAGTGGAAATCCTCGAAACCATGAAATCATATTATAAACGTTATAAAAATTTCCATCTACTCCTAGGAAACCATGAATGGTCTCACATAACAGGCATAGACGTCTTTAAAGGCGGTATAAACCAGAGCCTATCATTCGAAAGACTATTAAATGAAAAATTCGGGGACTACTGGATGGAAAAACTAGAATCCTATACAAGATTCTTCAAAAAATTGCCCTTCGCCGTTAAAACTAAAAATAAAGTCTTCATAAGCCATGCAGGCCCATCAAGGCACATAAAGGGCCTAGATGATATAATCAACATAAGAGAGAATGGCTACCAAACTCCAGCGGTTTATGAGATGCTCTGGAACCGTTACGGATCCTACCTAGAAGATGATATAGATGAATTTCTAAGGAGAGTTGGCTGCAACGCCATGATAGTAGGGCACACCCCAGTTGACGGTTTCAAAGTGATAGGCAACCAAATTATACTATCATCAAGCTATGGTGCCGGGAGAAAAGCCTACATAAGCCTAGACTTAAACACGAAAATAGAAAATGCCCAAGACCTCCGCAAGATGATAAAATTCATACAATACTAA
- a CDS encoding radical SAM domain protein, whose amino-acid sequence MRISHISVSDKITLLVYGCNFKCKYCFFKPQDCTSLTTKGLYDILSKIGRVYNLSSIIIAGGEPTLQDDLPDLTKLLDRNFYSILSTNGSYLLEKIDKLKVNEVHVNLKALDDKKHKILTSQSNKRVLEAIEYLGENKGDLNFKVEISTVLIPGIIGVSEIGKIAKFLGRWDLPYHIIAHVPSRLNMPRPSKGIIEAAKNISKKYLSHVSTSLESRRHRKGKKILIQKSLIIKVH is encoded by the coding sequence ATGAGAATTTCCCATATTTCGGTAAGTGATAAGATAACATTGCTCGTATACGGATGCAATTTCAAGTGTAAATATTGTTTTTTCAAACCACAAGATTGCACAAGCCTTACAACAAAAGGCCTATATGATATTCTCTCCAAGATAGGAAGGGTATACAATCTCTCTAGTATTATAATAGCCGGCGGAGAACCAACACTCCAAGATGATCTCCCAGATTTGACAAAACTCCTAGATAGAAACTTCTATAGTATATTATCCACTAACGGCTCATACTTACTTGAGAAAATAGACAAATTGAAAGTCAACGAGGTTCATGTGAACCTCAAGGCCTTGGATGATAAAAAACATAAGATTCTCACTTCTCAATCAAATAAGAGAGTCCTTGAAGCCATAGAATATCTTGGAGAAAACAAGGGAGACCTTAATTTTAAGGTGGAAATTTCAACCGTACTCATACCAGGTATAATCGGAGTATCTGAGATTGGGAAGATCGCAAAATTCCTTGGAAGATGGGATCTACCATATCATATAATAGCCCATGTACCCTCCAGGTTGAATATGCCAAGACCATCAAAAGGCATAATAGAGGCCGCGAAGAATATCAGCAAAAAATACTTATCACATGTTTCAACATCACTAGAATCTAGAAGGCATAGAAAAGGAAAAAAGATACTCATCCAAAAAAGTTTAATAATAAAAGTTCACTAA